The following DNA comes from Leptospira ellinghausenii.
CTAGTTCGTTATGCGTAATTTCCAAAATATATTTATTAAAATGAAAAGTGATAATAGAAAAAAATTAAAAATTCTTCTCTGTCTATTAATGTGCAGCATTATGAACTGTAATAAGTTCAAATACGATGAAAAAAAGAAAAGGCTAAAAATTCACAAATTCTAGATATAGACAATGCAATACAGAAACCAGATCGATTTACAAAATTAATAGATATTATCAAAGAGAAAAACTGTAAATCCTTCAAAGAGTTAATCGGAAAAGATTTCTATTATTTATTAAGTGACACTTCAATTGCAATGATCTTTAAAAGAGAAAATAATTTTAAGGAATCAACCCTGAATGTTGATGTTTGTAATATAATTTTCGATGATAATAAATTAACTGAATCATTTTTCAATCTAACTGGTGACAATTACAATACATATTCTCCCTTTTCACTCCTAAACTCCGCCAAAAATTTGCGTTTTACACAAACATTAGATAGTAATTCAGAATTTAGAATACACTTTGAATTTGAAAATATAAAAATTGATTCATTGGAATTAGATGTAGGCACCGGTTTCCTTTTTAAATGCGATAGCAATAAATATTTGAATTGTCATCTCGAAGGCTTCACAACTAATTTCTTTCGCTAAGTTAAACAATTTTTTGAAATTTAAAAAATAACAATTAATAATTTGAATTATATAATTCCATGTGTATAAATGGAAACTACGCATAACAGCACCTTAACGCTTCGCTTCGGCACTTGCGGCCTCGCTCGGTCTGCGACACATAGGCTTTCTGTCACTCGTTTGCATTCGCAAACTACGTGCCAGTCCCTAACGTCCCGTTCCGGGACTCAGGGTCAGCCTACGTCGTTAAGGCTAGTTCGTTATACGAAAGTCTTTAAAATATTATGTTAACTGAAAATGCAAAACTAGAATCATTCGTATTAGATATAATCGATAGAATACGAAAAGGTCAACAGATTGAAGATTCTCGAGTTGAATTAAAATCTAATCTTATTGAACCATACAAAGCTGCGAGAAGAATAGCTGGCCACGCTAATGCTGCCTCAGGGCAAAATATAGTTTGGATATTTGGACTTTCAGAAGATGGAGGCATCATAGGAATTGAAAATTCAGATATTCAAGATTGGTTTTCAAAAGTAAAAACATTATTCGATGAGGTATATCCAGAGTTTTCTGAACTTATTATCAGCATTGATGGAAAATCAATCTTAGCAATACAATTTATTACGTCAAGAGCACCATATGTTTTAAAAAATCCAAATTATGGTAAAGAAGGATCTGGTCACATAGAGAAAGAAATTCCATTTCGAGAAGGAACATCTATTAGATCCGCAAGACGATCTGACTTATTAAAAATACTTACTAAACAATCAAGATCTATAGAGTTTGAAATGATCGATAGTTACCTATATTTAACTCATGGTGGTGGAGAAAAATATAACTGGAATATACACTTCGATTTATACGCATTCTTGACCTTTAATTCTCAGGTTCCTTTAACGATACCATTCCATAGAATAAACCTTCAAATTTCTGACAAAAATGGAAATATCATTATTTCAAATGGATGGAATATAACTGGCGATATAGAAAAAGACACAAACATTTCAGGAGGGAAAACGGAGTTTTTGTTATTTGGTCCAAGTAAAATAAAACAAAATGCAACTATTGCAACAAATCAGATTGCAATAAACTATATCAACGAAATAAATATGATCATCACCTATGAACCATTCATTTATGAACTTAACAGAACGATCAAACTTCAATACTCACTTGTTAAAGAAATCGATGAAAAACAATACAAATTCACAAATGTATTAGGAAGATGGATTCTAAAAAAATAAAGACCTTCGTATAACATCATGTTACCGCTTCACTTCGGCACAAGGCCTCGCTCGGGCTACGCCAAATTCCCCTTCTGGCATTCGCCTTGCTTACGCAAGCTACATGCCAGTCCCTAACGTCCCGCCGGGACTCAGGGTCGGGGAACTTCGGTAACACTAGTTCGTTATACGACATGTTTGCAAAACTTTGAATAAATGATAAAAAAGATTTTGACATAATACGATACTAGATCGTATTATGAATCGTATGAAAGTTACCGCAATTCTACCTGATGATTTAATTACAGAAGTCCAGAAGTATACTGAAGGCAAAAATATTACCGATTCGCTACAAAAGGCACTATCCGAATGGGTTAAGCTTGCAAAGATAAAAAAGTTGAATGAAAAATTAAAAAAAAAACCTCTTGAATTCTCTTCAAATTTCTCTGCTGAAAAAGTTAGGAAAATTAATAGATTACAATGATTTTAGTAGATACTTCTGTTTGGATTGAATTTTTCAGAGGAAAAGAGCCTTACTTTTCTAAATTAACAGGACTTATTGAAGCTTCAGAAGTCATTGCTCATGAAGTTGTTTTTGGAGAAATTTTACAAGGTTGCAAAAATAAAACTGAGCTTGAGTTCGTTCTAGATTATTGGGAAAATTTAAATAATGTTTTCTCTAATGGTGCCTTCATTAAGGCTGGAAGTCTTTCTTTTGAAAAAAAACATTTTGAATTTGGTATCGGAATTATAGATTCGATCTTAATTTACGAAACAAAAATGAGAAATTTAAAGCTTTGGACTCTTGATAAAAAAATATTAAAGCTTCTTGAATTTCAATATATATACCAATAACAGCAAACACGTCGTATAACAGCGACTTACCGCTTCGCTTCGGCACAAAGCCTCGCTCGGGCTACGCCAAATCCTCCTCCTGGCATTCGCCTTGCCTTCGCAAGCTACATGCCAGTCCCTAACGTCCCGTTGGGACTCAGGGTCGGAGGACTTCGGTAAGTCTAGTTCGTTATACGCAATAGCTAAAATGATACATTATCTCGATACTAGTACACTAAAAGGCGAAATTAACAGCTTAGTAAAACTTAGCAGAACTAATAACATTTATCTTTCTGGTTACAATTTAATTGAATTATACAGTCAAATTAATGAAATATCTTTCGAAAAATCCTTAACATTATTTAAAAAAATTGAAGGATCTTACCTAAAAATAGACTGGCGCCTTCCTGATGATGTCTTAGCAAAAACATATAACTTAAGATTTAGATTTTCTAAAATTAAACTTATCAAAAATCTATTTCAAAATATTTTAAGCTCTAATAACTATAATGAATTTA
Coding sequences within:
- a CDS encoding PIN domain-containing protein — its product is MILVDTSVWIEFFRGKEPYFSKLTGLIEASEVIAHEVVFGEILQGCKNKTELEFVLDYWENLNNVFSNGAFIKAGSLSFEKKHFEFGIGIIDSILIYETKMRNLKLWTLDKKILKLLEFQYIYQ
- a CDS encoding AlbA family DNA-binding domain-containing protein is translated as MLTENAKLESFVLDIIDRIRKGQQIEDSRVELKSNLIEPYKAARRIAGHANAASGQNIVWIFGLSEDGGIIGIENSDIQDWFSKVKTLFDEVYPEFSELIISIDGKSILAIQFITSRAPYVLKNPNYGKEGSGHIEKEIPFREGTSIRSARRSDLLKILTKQSRSIEFEMIDSYLYLTHGGGEKYNWNIHFDLYAFLTFNSQVPLTIPFHRINLQISDKNGNIIISNGWNITGDIEKDTNISGGKTEFLLFGPSKIKQNATIATNQIAINYINEINMIITYEPFIYELNRTIKLQYSLVKEIDEKQYKFTNVLGRWILKK